A genomic region of Streptomyces sp. NBC_00247 contains the following coding sequences:
- a CDS encoding bifunctional SulP family inorganic anion transporter/carbonic anhydrase, which produces MPACVPIRNIRNHLGSHLPRTSGEKRPHSPPPRRGPRFRVTAGDLSASITVFLIAVPMSLGLAVAMDAPLEAGLISAAIGGIVAGLIGGTPLQVSGPSAGLTVVTAELIQIYGWRTTCAITIGAGLLQILLGSVRAARGALAVSPAIVHGTLAGIGVAIALAQLHIVLGGSPQSSAMDNALALPEQLARISPAAPLIGALTIALLVLWPRIPGAAGRALRKIPAALASVAVATAVAAVAAPRISRVDLPSWSSHALPEMPRGPVLALATAMFTVMLVGSLESLLAAVAVDKLTADRTAEHSSRQPDMPPAHVARSDLDRELRAQGITNTLAGLLGGLPISGGAVRSSANVRAGATGRAATVLHGVWVLLAAGFLVSVLEWIPLAALAALVMVVGIQMVNYAHIRNVHRHREFLVYGATITGVVVFGVLAGVAIGITAAVGMALHRLARTRISVTESDGRFLVIVRGQLTFLAVPRLSRVLNQLPQGVDAIVELDGFFMDHAAYEAIQDWRTTQVAHGGNIVFTGRSGGRIAEPASAAHSCCRPWTPWRNHHCHDRPHQPTTAAERPHTHPGRPGAATASLSAEAAGPGSEPVGTVRRGGAHSLLSGISSFQLNTAPLVREELARLAAEGQRPSQLFLTCADSRLVTSMITSSGPGDLFTVRNVGNLVPPPGAGSDGGGDDSVAAAIEYAVDVLRVGSITVCGHSGCGAMQALLGAEPGTPRTTPLWRWLRHGLPSLDRMSSRDQPWARISGRMPTDAVEQLCLTNVVQQLDHLRAHESVARRLADGTLQLQGMYFHVGEAQAYLLTEGVSSGSGPDEVFERVAPGIGIGPETADPEGADPVASRPAAGVPEDGSGHEEARHSLV; this is translated from the coding sequence ATGCCTGCCTGCGTACCCATCCGAAACATCCGAAACCACCTCGGCTCTCACCTCCCCCGCACCTCGGGGGAGAAGAGGCCCCACAGCCCGCCGCCGCGCCGAGGCCCTCGCTTCCGCGTCACCGCGGGCGACCTCTCCGCGTCGATCACGGTCTTCCTCATCGCCGTCCCCATGTCGCTCGGTCTCGCCGTCGCCATGGACGCACCACTGGAGGCCGGCCTCATCTCCGCCGCGATCGGCGGCATCGTCGCCGGCCTGATCGGCGGCACCCCGCTCCAGGTCAGCGGACCGTCCGCCGGACTGACCGTCGTAACAGCCGAGTTGATCCAGATCTACGGCTGGCGCACGACCTGCGCCATCACCATCGGGGCCGGGCTGCTCCAGATCCTGCTGGGTTCCGTGAGAGCGGCACGCGGGGCCCTCGCGGTCAGCCCCGCGATCGTCCACGGCACTCTCGCCGGGATCGGCGTGGCCATCGCACTCGCCCAGTTGCACATCGTCCTCGGCGGTTCTCCGCAGAGCTCCGCGATGGACAACGCCCTCGCCCTTCCCGAACAGTTGGCGCGGATCAGCCCGGCCGCCCCCCTGATCGGAGCCCTGACCATCGCCCTGCTGGTGTTGTGGCCACGGATCCCCGGTGCCGCCGGTCGTGCGCTCCGAAAGATTCCGGCCGCGCTCGCGTCGGTCGCCGTAGCCACGGCGGTGGCGGCCGTCGCCGCGCCCCGCATCAGCCGGGTGGACCTGCCCTCGTGGAGCTCGCACGCCCTTCCCGAGATGCCCCGAGGTCCGGTACTCGCCCTCGCCACCGCCATGTTCACCGTGATGCTGGTGGGCAGCCTCGAATCGCTCCTGGCGGCCGTGGCGGTGGACAAGCTGACCGCCGACCGCACGGCCGAACACTCCTCGCGGCAGCCGGACATGCCCCCGGCCCATGTCGCCCGCTCCGACCTGGACCGCGAGTTGCGGGCCCAGGGCATCACCAACACGCTGGCCGGGCTGCTCGGCGGACTCCCGATCTCCGGTGGTGCCGTGCGCAGTTCGGCGAACGTCCGCGCCGGTGCCACCGGCCGCGCGGCGACCGTGCTGCACGGTGTCTGGGTGCTGCTCGCGGCCGGCTTCCTGGTCTCCGTGCTCGAGTGGATTCCGCTCGCCGCGCTGGCCGCCCTCGTCATGGTCGTCGGCATTCAGATGGTGAACTACGCCCACATCAGGAATGTCCACCGGCACCGCGAATTCCTCGTCTACGGGGCGACGATCACCGGTGTCGTCGTGTTCGGCGTGCTGGCCGGCGTCGCGATCGGCATCACGGCGGCCGTAGGAATGGCACTGCACCGGCTGGCCCGTACCCGCATCTCCGTGACCGAGAGCGACGGGCGCTTCCTGGTGATCGTGCGCGGTCAGTTGACCTTCCTCGCGGTGCCGAGACTCAGCCGCGTACTCAACCAACTCCCCCAAGGCGTCGACGCGATCGTCGAACTGGACGGTTTTTTCATGGACCACGCGGCCTACGAGGCCATCCAGGACTGGCGCACCACTCAGGTCGCCCACGGTGGCAACATCGTCTTCACCGGCAGATCGGGAGGGCGGATCGCGGAACCCGCTTCGGCGGCGCACTCCTGCTGCCGCCCGTGGACACCCTGGCGCAACCACCACTGCCACGACCGTCCCCACCAGCCCACCACTGCGGCGGAACGCCCGCACACGCATCCGGGGCGCCCCGGGGCTGCAACCGCTTCGCTCTCGGCCGAAGCGGCCGGACCCGGCTCGGAGCCCGTCGGAACGGTGAGGCGCGGCGGCGCGCACAGCCTGCTGAGCGGTATCAGTTCCTTCCAGCTGAATACGGCCCCGCTGGTCCGCGAGGAGCTCGCCCGCCTCGCGGCGGAGGGCCAGCGGCCGTCCCAGCTGTTCCTGACCTGTGCGGACTCCCGCCTCGTCACCAGCATGATCACGTCGAGCGGGCCTGGCGATCTGTTCACCGTGCGCAACGTGGGCAATCTGGTGCCCCCACCGGGAGCGGGTTCCGACGGCGGCGGTGACGACTCGGTGGCGGCGGCGATCGAGTACGCGGTGGACGTCCTGCGGGTCGGGTCCATCACCGTCTGCGGGCACTCCGGCTGTGGCGCCATGCAGGCACTTCTCGGCGCCGAGCCGGGGACGCCGAGGACCACGCCCCTGTGGCGGTGGCTGCGGCACGGGCTGCCGAGCCTGGACCGCATGTCCTCCCGCGACCAGCCGTGGGCGCGCATCTCCGGCCGGATGCCCACCGACGCGGTGGAGCAGCTCTGCCTGACCAATGTCGTCCAGCAGCTCGACCACCTCCGCGCGCACGAGTCGGTGGCGCGCCGGCTGGCGGACGGCACCCTCCAGCTGCAGGGGATGTACTTCCACGTCGGCGAGGCGCAGGCCTACCTCCTGACGGAGGGAGTCAGTTCCGGCTCGGGCCCGGACGAGGTCTTCGAGCGGGTGGCTCCGGGGATCGGCATCGGTCCGGAGACAGCCGATCCGGAGGGCGCGGATCCGGTTGCGTCACGCCCTGCGGCGGGGGTTCCTGAGGACGGTTCCGGGCACGAGGAGGCCAGACACAGCCTCGTCTGA
- the acs gene encoding acetate--CoA ligase, protein MPRDTTVTLGMGDVVSNESLANLLREERRFEPPAELAANANVTAEAYEQAAADRLGFWAEQARRLTWATEPTETLDWSNPPFAKWFADGTLNVAYNCVDRHVEAGNGDRVAIHFEGEPGDSRAITYAELKDEVSRAANALTELGVGKGDRVAVYLPMIPEAAITMLACARIGAAHSVVFGGFSADAIAARIQDADAKVVVTADGGYRRGKPSALKPAVDDAVSRIESVEHVVVVRRTGQDTAWTEGRDIWWDEITGRQSAEHTPEAFEAEQPLFILYTSGTTGKPKGILHTSGGYLTQAAYTHHAVFDLKPETDVYWCTADIGWVTGHSYIVYGPLANGATQVMYEGTPDTPHQGRFWEIVQKYGVSILYTAPTAIRTFMKWGDDIPAKFDLSSLRVLGSVGEPINPEAWVWYRKHIGADKCPVVDTWWQTETGAMMISPLPGVTATKPGSAQRALPGISATVVDDEAREVPDGGGGYLVLTEPWPSMLRTIWGDDQRFIDTYWSRFEGKYFAGDGAKKDDDGDVWLLGRVDDVMLVSGHNISTTEVESALVSHPAVAEAAVVGAADETTGQAIVAFVILRGTATSSDELLTELRNHVGTVLGPIAKPKRVLPVAELPKTRSGKIMRRLLRDKAENRELGDVTTLTDPSVMSLIQAEFPKAASED, encoded by the coding sequence ATGCCCCGGGACACAACGGTCACCCTGGGAATGGGAGATGTCGTGAGCAACGAAAGCCTGGCCAACCTGCTGCGGGAAGAGCGCCGGTTCGAGCCGCCGGCCGAGCTGGCCGCGAACGCCAATGTCACGGCGGAGGCATACGAACAGGCAGCCGCGGACCGGCTGGGCTTCTGGGCCGAGCAGGCCCGCCGCCTCACCTGGGCCACCGAGCCGACCGAGACGCTGGACTGGAGCAATCCGCCGTTCGCGAAGTGGTTCGCGGACGGCACGCTCAACGTCGCGTACAACTGCGTGGACCGCCATGTGGAGGCGGGCAACGGCGACCGGGTCGCCATCCACTTCGAGGGCGAGCCGGGCGACAGCCGGGCGATCACCTACGCGGAGCTGAAGGACGAGGTCTCCCGGGCCGCCAACGCACTGACGGAGCTGGGCGTCGGCAAGGGCGACCGGGTCGCCGTCTACCTCCCGATGATCCCCGAGGCCGCCATCACGATGCTGGCCTGCGCCCGCATCGGCGCCGCCCACTCGGTCGTCTTCGGCGGCTTCTCCGCCGACGCCATCGCCGCCCGTATCCAGGACGCCGACGCCAAGGTCGTCGTCACCGCCGACGGCGGATACCGCCGCGGCAAGCCGTCCGCGCTGAAGCCCGCGGTGGACGACGCCGTGTCACGTATCGAGAGCGTCGAGCACGTCGTGGTCGTACGCCGCACCGGTCAGGACACCGCGTGGACCGAGGGCCGCGACATCTGGTGGGACGAGATCACCGGCCGCCAGTCCGCCGAGCACACCCCCGAGGCCTTCGAGGCCGAGCAGCCGCTCTTCATCCTGTACACCTCGGGGACCACGGGTAAGCCGAAGGGCATCCTGCACACCTCCGGCGGCTACCTCACCCAGGCGGCCTACACCCACCACGCCGTCTTCGACCTCAAGCCCGAGACCGACGTCTACTGGTGCACGGCCGACATCGGCTGGGTCACCGGCCACTCGTACATCGTCTACGGGCCGCTGGCGAACGGCGCCACCCAGGTCATGTACGAGGGCACCCCGGACACCCCGCACCAGGGCCGGTTCTGGGAGATCGTGCAGAAGTACGGCGTGTCGATCCTCTACACCGCGCCGACCGCGATCCGGACGTTCATGAAGTGGGGGGACGACATCCCCGCCAAGTTCGACCTGAGCAGCCTGCGCGTCCTCGGCTCGGTCGGCGAGCCGATCAACCCCGAGGCGTGGGTCTGGTACCGCAAGCACATCGGCGCCGACAAGTGCCCCGTCGTGGACACCTGGTGGCAGACCGAGACCGGCGCGATGATGATCTCGCCGCTGCCCGGCGTCACCGCGACGAAGCCCGGCTCCGCCCAGCGCGCCCTGCCCGGGATCTCCGCCACGGTCGTCGACGACGAGGCCCGTGAGGTCCCGGACGGTGGGGGCGGCTACCTCGTCCTCACCGAGCCGTGGCCGTCGATGCTCCGCACCATCTGGGGCGACGACCAGCGCTTCATCGACACCTACTGGTCGCGGTTCGAGGGCAAGTACTTCGCGGGCGACGGCGCCAAGAAGGACGATGACGGCGACGTCTGGCTGCTCGGCCGGGTCGACGACGTCATGCTCGTCTCCGGCCACAACATCTCGACCACCGAGGTCGAGTCGGCTCTCGTGTCGCACCCGGCGGTCGCCGAGGCGGCGGTGGTCGGCGCGGCCGACGAGACGACCGGTCAGGCGATCGTCGCGTTCGTCATCCTGCGTGGGACGGCGACCTCCTCCGACGAGCTGCTGACGGAGCTGCGCAACCACGTCGGTACCGTGCTCGGCCCGATCGCCAAGCCGAAGCGCGTGCTGCCGGTGGCGGAGCTGCCGAAGACCCGCTCCGGCAAGATCATGCGCCGCCTGCTGCGCGACAAGGCCGAGAACCGTGAGCTGGGCGACGTCACCACCCTCACCGATCCGTCGGTGATGTCCCTCATCCAGGCCGAGTTCCCCAAGGCGGCCTCCGAGGACTGA
- the nhaA gene encoding Na+/H+ antiporter NhaA, with protein sequence MLGRLSLPERTYLTDALRTETVGGVVLLVAAIAALVWANALGASYTAVSDYHFGPAVLGLHLSVEHWAADGLLAVFFFVAGAELKRELVAGELRDPRTAALPVVAALCGMAVPALVYVTTNALGGGNLGGWAVPTATDIAFALAVLAVLGTSLPAALRAFLLTLAVVDDLFAILIIAVFFTDSVDFLALGGAALGLVLFRALLHFEVRGWWVYVPLALLIWGLMYNSGVHATIAGVAMGLMLRCTRREGEERSPGEHVEHLVRPLSAGLAVPLFALFSAGVSLRGDVLAEVFTRPETIGVVLGLVVGKTVGIYGGARLATRFTRAELNPDLAWADVFAVASLAGIGFTVSLLIGELAFAGDEETINEVKASVLLASLFAAVISGVLLKLRVRVHRALYEAEERDEDASGIPDIYEQDDPGYHLRMAALHERRAAEHRRLAERAGAARNKPDSPA encoded by the coding sequence CTGCTGGGCCGTCTGTCGCTGCCCGAGCGGACCTACCTGACGGACGCGCTGCGCACGGAGACGGTCGGCGGAGTCGTCCTGCTGGTCGCGGCCATCGCGGCACTCGTCTGGGCCAATGCACTCGGCGCGTCCTACACGGCCGTCAGCGACTACCACTTCGGCCCGGCGGTTCTCGGTCTCCACCTCTCCGTGGAGCACTGGGCCGCCGACGGCCTGCTCGCCGTCTTCTTCTTCGTCGCGGGCGCGGAGCTCAAGCGCGAGCTGGTCGCGGGCGAACTCCGCGATCCCAGGACGGCCGCCCTGCCCGTCGTCGCGGCGCTGTGCGGCATGGCGGTGCCCGCGCTCGTCTACGTCACCACCAACGCCCTCGGCGGGGGCAACCTGGGCGGCTGGGCCGTACCGACCGCGACCGACATCGCCTTCGCGCTCGCCGTACTGGCCGTCCTCGGCACCTCGCTGCCGGCGGCGCTCCGCGCGTTCCTGCTGACGCTGGCCGTCGTGGACGACCTCTTCGCGATTCTGATCATCGCGGTGTTCTTCACCGACTCGGTCGACTTCCTGGCGTTGGGCGGCGCCGCGCTCGGGCTGGTCCTCTTCCGGGCCCTGCTCCACTTCGAGGTCCGTGGCTGGTGGGTGTACGTACCGCTGGCCCTCCTCATCTGGGGGCTCATGTACAACAGCGGCGTCCACGCCACCATCGCGGGCGTCGCCATGGGGCTGATGCTGCGCTGTACCCGGCGCGAGGGCGAGGAGCGTTCTCCCGGCGAGCACGTCGAACACCTGGTGCGCCCGCTCTCCGCCGGGCTCGCGGTCCCGCTGTTCGCCCTCTTCTCGGCCGGGGTCAGCCTGCGGGGCGACGTGCTCGCCGAAGTCTTCACCCGGCCCGAGACGATCGGTGTGGTCCTCGGTCTGGTCGTCGGCAAGACCGTCGGCATCTATGGCGGCGCCCGCCTCGCCACCCGCTTCACCAGGGCCGAGCTCAACCCGGACCTGGCCTGGGCGGACGTCTTCGCGGTCGCCTCGCTGGCCGGCATCGGTTTCACCGTCTCCCTGCTCATCGGTGAACTCGCCTTCGCGGGCGACGAGGAAACGATCAACGAGGTCAAGGCGTCCGTTCTGCTCGCTTCGCTCTTCGCCGCCGTAATCTCCGGTGTACTGCTCAAACTCCGGGTACGCGTCCACCGGGCTCTGTACGAGGCGGAGGAGCGGGACGAGGACGCGTCGGGGATTCCCGACATCTACGAGCAGGACGATCCCGGGTACCACCTGCGGATGGCAGCCCTCCACGAACGGAGGGCTGCCGAACACCGCCGTCTCGCCGAACGGGCGGGGGCAGCGCGCAACAAGCCGGACAGTCCGGCATGA
- a CDS encoding phage holin family protein, whose amino-acid sequence MSDPGNFVGSADRSLGQLVASATAEMSALVHDEIALAKAEVRQDVKRGVMGSAAGIIAGVLLLFAIPTLSFAAAYGIHNLGLGLAWSFLIVGGAFILLGVLLALFAVAKFKKVKPPEKSIASAKQSAAVLQGVKPHPRPVVAPGPSRAAIGGSSLADKAVEKSPVQDKSSAVGRSSA is encoded by the coding sequence ATGAGCGACCCCGGCAATTTCGTGGGCAGCGCGGACCGCAGTCTGGGACAGCTGGTCGCCTCGGCGACCGCCGAGATGTCCGCACTGGTGCACGACGAAATCGCTTTGGCCAAGGCCGAGGTACGCCAGGACGTCAAACGCGGCGTCATGGGGAGCGCCGCCGGCATCATCGCGGGCGTCCTGCTCCTGTTCGCGATCCCGACGCTGAGCTTCGCGGCGGCGTACGGCATCCACAACCTGGGCCTGGGGCTCGCCTGGTCGTTCCTGATCGTCGGTGGCGCCTTCATCCTGCTGGGCGTACTCCTGGCGCTGTTCGCGGTCGCCAAGTTCAAGAAGGTCAAGCCCCCGGAGAAGTCGATCGCGTCCGCGAAGCAGAGCGCGGCCGTCCTTCAGGGCGTCAAGCCACACCCCCGCCCGGTCGTGGCGCCCGGTCCGTCCCGTGCCGCGATCGGCGGTTCCTCCCTCGCGGACAAGGCCGTCGAGAAGAGCCCGGTTCAGGACAAGTCGTCCGCTGTGGGACGCTCTTCGGCATGA
- a CDS encoding alpha/beta fold hydrolase has translation MTVPESSAFGTAGNARPAPESSGSTPDGSGPGRATGAAAPGPAVPVVPTGGGRPSTSGGPVRLDGPWTHRDVAANGARFHIAEMGSGPLVLLLHGFPQFWWTWRHQLPALAEAGFRAVAMDLRGVGGSDRTPRGYDPANLALDVTGVIRSLGEPDAALVGHDMGGYLAWTAAVMRPKLVRRLVVSSMPHPRRWRSSMLSDPAQTRAGSYVWGFQRPWLPERQLVADEGGLVGRLIEEWAGPNDIAFPDEPTLDVYRRAMCVPSTAHCSVEPYRWMVRSLARPDGVQFYRRMKRPVRVPTLHLHGSLDPAMRTRSSAGSGEYVEAPYRWRLFDGLGHFPHEEDPAAFSAELINWLKDPEPDR, from the coding sequence ATGACGGTCCCCGAAAGCAGCGCATTCGGCACGGCAGGCAACGCGCGTCCGGCGCCGGAGTCGTCCGGGTCCACCCCGGACGGCTCCGGGCCCGGCCGCGCGACGGGCGCCGCGGCGCCCGGTCCGGCGGTTCCGGTCGTCCCGACCGGTGGCGGCCGCCCCTCGACGTCCGGCGGTCCGGTACGGCTGGACGGCCCCTGGACGCACCGTGACGTGGCTGCCAACGGAGCGCGGTTCCACATCGCGGAGATGGGCTCGGGCCCGCTCGTGCTCCTGCTGCACGGATTCCCGCAGTTCTGGTGGACCTGGCGCCACCAACTGCCCGCGCTCGCCGAGGCGGGCTTCCGCGCCGTCGCGATGGACCTGCGGGGCGTCGGGGGAAGCGACCGCACGCCCAGGGGCTACGACCCTGCCAACCTGGCACTCGACGTCACCGGCGTGATCCGCTCGCTCGGTGAGCCCGACGCTGCCCTGGTCGGCCACGACATGGGCGGATACCTCGCGTGGACGGCGGCCGTGATGCGGCCGAAGCTGGTGCGGCGCCTCGTGGTGTCCTCGATGCCGCACCCGCGCCGCTGGCGTTCCTCCATGCTCTCGGACCCCGCCCAGACCAGGGCGGGGTCGTACGTCTGGGGCTTTCAGCGGCCCTGGCTGCCGGAACGTCAGCTCGTCGCGGACGAGGGCGGCTTGGTGGGCCGGTTGATCGAGGAGTGGGCGGGACCGAACGACATCGCGTTCCCGGACGAGCCGACGCTGGACGTCTACCGCCGCGCGATGTGCGTCCCGTCGACGGCACACTGTTCGGTGGAGCCGTACCGGTGGATGGTGCGGTCGCTGGCCCGGCCGGACGGCGTGCAGTTCTACCGGCGCATGAAGAGGCCGGTCCGGGTACCCACTCTGCACCTTCACGGTTCACTCGATCCGGCGATGCGCACCCGGAGTTCGGCGGGATCAGGCGAGTACGTCGAGGCGCCCTACCGGTGGCGACTTTTCGACGGTCTCGGGCACTTCCCGCACGAGGAGGATCCGGCGGCCTTCTCGGCCGAACTCATCAACTGGCTCAAGGATCCCGAGCCCGATCGCTGA